The Salminus brasiliensis chromosome 4, fSalBra1.hap2, whole genome shotgun sequence nucleotide sequence TTGCTATTTTAAAGTGGAAGCATTGTTTGCATTTTCCATTTATATCAGACTATACTATTGAGATTTCTATTTTCTAAGTTTGGAAACTATTTGTCTGAACCTGTAAAATATTTCTTCTTTTGCAGTTATGAACCTGAATTATTCCCTGGGTTAATCTACAGAATGATCAAACCCAGAATTGTCCTTTTAATTTTTGTTTCAGGCAAGGTTGTACTTACGGGTAAGTCCTTTTTGTACAGCAAGTACAGTTTTCCATTATAGCTCCTAAAAACACCTGAAAAGTCTAATGTTGtgctttacttttatttataggTGCAAAGGTCCGAGGTGAAATCTATGAAGCATTTGAAAATATTTACCCTATTTTAAAAGGATTCAGGAAGACAACATAACTATATCTGGATACACCTTCCCTCTTGTCCCTGTTGGCAGAACTGAGACATCTGCTCTTCtagtttaattttaattatgtaaataagGACTTGTTCTCTTCACTTACAGTGAATGGAAAACTTTTTATTaccttttaattttttattcagCAGTTTTTTTGTGGTCGTCATAGTCCACATTCTTTTACAAATTCTatattggttttaatgttcaacCATCTCTGTATTATACCACACATTCCTTTAATAAGCAGGCAGGTTCCCTCTCAGAATTCCTGAGGGGCGCTACAAGCAAGTGTTGGATATATCACAGCATTATTGTGCCAAGATCACTGTTGAGATTCTTTCGGACCCAGAGTAGGTAAGCTGTTCATGGTAAAATGATGCCCTGAGTAGGGTGATTTTTGATTATGCTCTGGCTTGTTTTTGTTGGGTCTCTTCTTGTCATTTTAATGTAACCTACTGAAATACTGTGAGTCTTCTATCCCCTTATAATGAATTTATCCAGACTATTGGAAAGCAATTGCTCTCAAAACCCATTACCAATTGGCTTAGCTTTTGGTGTTAACTGTAATGACTTTTGAAGAATATCACTGACCATTCTAGGGTTCTTGCCCCCACAAACTCTGGTCACTTTTTTTGAATTTGGTTTGGTGGGACTACGCTTACATTCATTATATGGGTTACCTAGCCCCTTGTAAAGCACTGCTAATGTAACGTTTTCTGCCTCAGTTGTTGATTTGCTTTGAAACACAGGCAAATAAATATTTCTTAtccatttaaaatgtttgtatGTGGTTTGCTGCCCTTTTCGATGGATTCTCTAGTTGTCAAACATGATTCCTATAGTCTATTTACATTCACCTTACTCATTCAGTACCACTTACAGCAGTAAAAACTTGCTCATCCTGTGATTCAAATATTTTTACTGtcacttgttttattttttaattaattccaAAAGAATTCAAAACAAggttgtaaacagtgatgggCATGTTCTTATCGTAGCAGTGTGAGGTTAGTTTGCCCGGTCCTCTGTAATGTCTTGTTTCCAGATGAATTCGGGGGAGTATTTGTTGCTTTGGTCACAGCTGTCCGCACATGTGTAGATGGCCAGTATTCCCCAGTCTATACTAGCGTCAGGTCTGTCCACTTTTAGGTGATTTAGCAACTGGGGCATAATCTGAAATGATTGCATATTCCAAGTAAATATGGTGATTACAAATAAGACATATTGATTAATAACATTGGTAATGAAGAGACGTAATTTCTAATTACCTGAAATTCAAAATTTCTGTTGGCACCACACAGGCATTTTGGTACTTCTGCTGCACTGGGCACGTGTTCAGATGACACCCAAATTGGAGACCCTGCTCTACAATAACGCAAGACCTATAAACCAGAATTGATGCATCAGACACATCCAGTTAGTTCAGTTGCTGAGTGAAACATTGAGTCACACATGTACTGTCAGAGTGAGTGCCTTACAAACCTGTTCAGGTTCTGTAGCTATGCACGTCTTAAACTTCTGAAACACTTTACTGTCCTGGGATTCATGGAGAGCCATACTCTCTAGCTCTGTCTCCTCCAGTTCTGTGAAGGGAAAAATCAGCTTTCTAATAAGTTACTTCCTCATTACCCAGTCCTACTGTTAGTTTTAAAACTGCTCCAAAAGTACCTGAAGAAGCACAGTCCACTTGTTGTAAACGATCATGTGATTCTTCATTCTTCGCTGGGAGCTTCTCGGGCTCTGTAACCAGCTCCCACTCCGGAAACAGAAAGGGATTGTGTACCTCTGAAGCAGAGGAAGCTCCTACTTAAATTAGTTGGGAAGAGAGGGGAACAATTGGCATGACTGTCTACTAGTAATACATTGTCACACTGACCTACATGACCTGGATGACTGAAAACCTACAGACAGGCTCACAGATCTTGTTCGGTTTATGGTGTGCAATGGCATGTGTTGTCTTGCACTCTAAACACCTACCTTCAGTACAGCACTCTTTCTTGTGCTGCTGTTTCCAGTGTATGGTCTGATGCTCTTTGCTGCAGTAAGTAACTGAATGACAGCGTGAACAAGCTTTCTGTCCAGGGCAGCCGCAAAGCCAGCATAGTTTAACTCCAGAGCTGAGCAGGTGCTGTTCGTCGCCATTGTCAGCTGGCTCCTCGTCAGGTGGGGGATCATAGGCGTAGAAGTCATTTTTCCTTGGTAACTGACTTCTGAACACTAAGGATAAAAATCGTTCAGTGTTTTCGTAATTATTGCTGCTTTATTTTTCTTCACAGATCTATTGTTGACATCTGATTTTATGAGCTGTAATAGCTTACAAAAATGATCCCACACGTTTTAGTAACTTTCTTGTACtaccaatacacacacaaagtctAAAAAagatattactattatttaacATGTCAACTAAATATCATGTTAGTTTTAGATTTGCTGTAAATTCTATTCTaactttaaatacattttggaCGTTGTATTTTTATACTTGGAGTATAGTATTTTTAAACTTCAGTATTTGAACTTTTACTTAAGTATGAGACTTGTGTTTACTCCTGTAACAACACGCAGCTGTAATGCAGCTAATTTGACAAGCAAACACCAGTCTCGATCACAAACCAGGCTTCTGGCTCACCGAGGCTGATAAGACCACCTACTAAACGCCAGACCCTCTATAGGAGTAAAGTAATGCGGTCAGTACCTCTACAGTATATTTTCATCGTAATATTCACATTATTCAACTAAGTTACACACTTCAGCTTCACGTGTGTAATGCAGCCGGGCGTGGTTCACTCCGACCTGACTTTACCTTTAAAACAGCTGTTGTCGTTTCTAGTGTAGCAGGCTGGGGTCCTGCAGCAGAACACGTACAGTGTGCGATGAAAGCTTCGCTCGATTCCCACAATCGGCGCATAGACTTGCAGGAGAAACCCGAGGGGCAGCTTACATTTCTCACACACCAACTCAGGGTGGCCTGGTAAATGAACGTGGCTCAGCCAAGCGGGCTTCCCCCCGACTTTACTGGGGAACTGGGCGCTGTGGAGTTGCCAGGGCTCTGCCTCCTCTAAAAAGCCTAAAACAACCCCGGTTtctttttcagagtgagagTCATTTTCAGCCATCTTCACCACAACACACTCTCCAGCAGCGTGGGTCCGTCTGCTCGTCCGCAATACAGTTCGGGTAAAACACGAGACGCGAGGAAAAAGGTCCGCCTCGGTTACTGCAGCTACAGGAATCAAGCAGCGGCGTATGATAAAAAGCATAGATTGTAATTTACGGTGATTACAGTGATTAGTGCAGttatttactgtattatttTACAGTGATACTCCTTCCTGGAAATATGGAGGTTCTCTGGACGATCACTGGGTGACATTGGGTTGAAGGTATACTCAGGGCAAACTCTATGTATCGATATAAATCTGGCAGAAACCGTTTAAaacctgaaaatgaaaaaaccCATGTTAAAGACAAGAGGCCAGGACGATTTTCCACGATCGATGTGGGTCCGGTTTTTCGAAGAGACTTAATTTGGTTGATCACATGTCCACCAGGTGGCCTACTTGAGCTAAACTGTTTATGCTTTAGCTTCAGTACTGGGCATGAAGTACACAGCCTCCCTTTGCTTTTCAAAGCCTTTCTCCtccaagatgttggaaacattccttttcATTCCTGCCACATCCTAGAGGTGTTCCCCTggattcagatcaggtgaaTGGGAAGACCACTGAAAGTCACTGAGCACCTCGTCATGTTCACGAGACCAGTTTGAGAGGCCTCTTTGTGTTACTGGTGTAGTCTTGGGGCATTAGCCATTAGAAGCTGagtaaattgtggtcatgaagggatgcacatggtcagcagcaGTACTCAAACAGGGTGCGCCATTCAAGTGATGATTGGTCACTATTAACCGGACCAAGGTGTGTCCAGACAACATTGAAACATTTCCCACACCTATACCTTACCGAACAACTGtacaggtgtttttaataaagtgcaATGTGAGTGTATTAATGTCCCTATCAGAAACATACATTTTCCTTGCCTATAAGTTTTTTTTGGTCCCTTAAACATCATATGTGATTGAGAATCTCAGTATgaaaaagtaattaaaaaaaagtaatttcctaattacataattacatcacataagtaaataataatagaagcttatatgtatataaatataaataatatatatataaatttgtaTTTCAAACTACTAAGGAAAATTGATACTTTCGACCAATCAGAAAAGGATGCATTTTTTTCCAATAATCATACAGAACGAATGTTTTTGGGCATGAGTGAGTCAAACGATCTCCAT carries:
- the pdcd2 gene encoding programmed cell death protein 2 isoform X1, whose amino-acid sequence is MAENDSHSEKETGVVLGFLEEAEPWQLHSAQFPSKVGGKPAWLSHVHLPGHPELVCEKCKLPLGFLLQVYAPIVGIERSFHRTLYVFCCRTPACYTRNDNSCFKVFRSQLPRKNDFYAYDPPPDEEPADNGDEQHLLSSGVKLCWLCGCPGQKACSRCHSVTYCSKEHQTIHWKQQHKKECCTEVGASSASEVHNPFLFPEWELVTEPEKLPAKNEESHDRLQQVDCASSELEETELESMALHESQDSKVFQKFKTCIATEPEQVLRYCRAGSPIWVSSEHVPSAAEVPKCLCGANRNFEFQIMPQLLNHLKVDRPDASIDWGILAIYTCADSCDQSNKYSPEFIWKQDITEDRAN
- the pdcd2 gene encoding programmed cell death protein 2 isoform X2, translating into MAENDSHSEKETGVVLGFLEEAEPWQLHSAQFPSKVGGKPAWLSHVHLPGHPELVCEKCKLPLGFLLQVYAPIVGIERSFHRTLYVFCCRTPACYTRNDNSCFKVFRSQLPRKNDFYAYDPPPDEEPADNGDEQHLLSSGVKLCWLCGCPGQKACSRCHSVTYCSKEHQTIHWKQQHKKECCTEGASSASEVHNPFLFPEWELVTEPEKLPAKNEESHDRLQQVDCASSELEETELESMALHESQDSKVFQKFKTCIATEPEQVLRYCRAGSPIWVSSEHVPSAAEVPKCLCGANRNFEFQIMPQLLNHLKVDRPDASIDWGILAIYTCADSCDQSNKYSPEFIWKQDITEDRAN